In Candidatus Sedimenticola sp. (ex Thyasira tokunagai), the following proteins share a genomic window:
- a CDS encoding DUF2164 domain-containing protein, producing MSAIKFTKDEKDVIIRKIQGYFENELDREIGQFEADFLLDFFSEEVGAYYYNRGLYDAQTILESKMEGFAEAVYEIEKPTEFSK from the coding sequence ATGTCTGCAATAAAGTTCACCAAAGATGAGAAGGATGTCATCATCCGAAAAATTCAGGGCTACTTCGAGAATGAGCTGGACCGGGAGATAGGCCAATTCGAGGCTGACTTTCTTCTGGACTTCTTCTCCGAAGAGGTTGGGGCTTATTACTACAACCGGGGTCTCTACGACGCTCAAACCATTCTTGAGAGCAAAATGGAGGGGTTTGCAGAGGCTGTCTATGAAATTGAGAAGCCTACTGAATTTTCCAAATGA
- a CDS encoding CPXCG motif-containing cysteine-rich protein produces the protein MNQLSENSISCPYCGESIDVLIDSSEADQEYIEDCHVCCRPIVFRITLTNSGEPVVSVRSEDETY, from the coding sequence ATGAATCAGTTATCTGAAAACAGCATCAGCTGCCCATATTGTGGAGAATCGATTGATGTACTGATCGACAGCTCTGAAGCCGATCAGGAGTATATTGAAGATTGCCATGTCTGCTGTAGGCCGATTGTATTTAGAATTACGTTAACGAATAGTGGCGAACCCGTAGTGTCGGTACGAAGTGAAGATGAAACCTATTAA
- a CDS encoding IS4 family transposase, translating into MHVGKLVFSQIIDHLPMHTFRRCVTRYHGNRYKKSFSCLDQYLCMAFAQLTYRESLRDIEACLRAQRDKLYHMGIRSSISRSTLADASERRDWRIFADFAHALIRIARPLYADEDLGLELDNTIYALDASTIDLCLSVFPWALFRSTKSAVKLHTLLDLRGNIPTFIHISDGKLHDVNVLDILLPEPGAFYIMDRGYVDFERLFALHMAGSFFVIRAKSNTKYKRRYSHPADKSGGVQCDQTIVLTGVNTATGYPQSLRRIKYHDAKTGKTFNFLTNNFAIPAQTVADLYRYRWQVELFFKWIKQHLRIKSFFGTSENAVKSQIWIAISVYVLVAIIKKRLNIDADLYTILQILSLTLFEKSSLFHMLTESEFISDDSDMPNQLNLFNNFPGH; encoded by the coding sequence ATGCATGTCGGCAAGCTCGTTTTTTCACAGATTATCGACCACCTGCCGATGCACACCTTTCGGCGATGTGTCACCCGCTACCATGGCAACCGTTACAAAAAATCTTTCTCTTGTCTCGATCAGTACCTCTGCATGGCTTTTGCGCAGCTGACTTATCGCGAAAGCTTGCGCGATATTGAGGCCTGTCTGCGAGCACAAAGGGACAAGCTGTACCATATGGGCATCCGTAGCAGTATATCCAGAAGCACTCTGGCGGATGCGAGCGAACGCCGAGATTGGCGTATCTTCGCAGACTTTGCCCATGCACTGATTCGCATAGCCCGACCACTATATGCTGACGAAGATCTTGGTCTCGAACTCGACAATACAATCTACGCACTTGACGCATCCACCATCGACCTATGCTTGTCAGTCTTTCCGTGGGCATTGTTTCGTTCCACCAAGTCTGCCGTCAAACTCCACACCTTGCTGGATCTTCGGGGCAACATCCCGACCTTTATCCACATTTCTGACGGCAAGCTCCATGACGTCAACGTTCTCGATATCTTGCTACCCGAGCCTGGTGCCTTCTACATCATGGATCGCGGTTATGTGGATTTCGAACGACTCTTCGCTTTGCACATGGCAGGGAGTTTCTTTGTCATCCGCGCCAAATCCAATACAAAGTACAAACGCCGCTACTCGCACCCGGCGGACAAATCTGGCGGAGTGCAGTGTGATCAGACCATCGTGCTGACCGGGGTCAATACGGCAACCGGCTACCCGCAGTCACTACGGCGTATCAAATACCATGATGCCAAAACTGGAAAAACTTTCAATTTCCTGACCAACAACTTTGCCATTCCAGCGCAGACAGTGGCTGATCTCTACCGGTACCGTTGGCAGGTTGAGTTGTTCTTCAAATGGATAAAGCAACATCTACGTATTAAATCGTTCTTTGGCACTTCGGAGAACGCAGTAAAAAGTCAGATCTGGATTGCCATCTCTGTGTACGTGCTCGTGGCCATTATCAAGAAACGGCTCAACATCGACGCAGATCTCTACACAATTCTACAGATCTTGAGCTTGACCTTATTCGAGAAAAGCTCATTATTTCATATGCTTACTGAATCAGAATTTATAAGCGATGATAGCGATATGCCTAACCAACTGAATCTATTTAATAATTTCCCCGGACACTAG
- a CDS encoding PA4780 family RIO1-like protein kinase: MKIPKQIQPLIEDGLVDEVIRPLMSGKEATVYVVRCGHEIRCAKAYKEANKRSFKKAVQYREGRKTRNSRRGRAMDKGSKFGRKQQEQAWQTTEVDALYRLARAGVRVPQPYGFFDGVLLMELITDTEGLVAPRLNDISMSAEDARKDHAVLMQYVMRMLCAGLVHGDLSEFNVLVDEYGPVIIDLPQVVDAAANNQAEWMLERDVNSITTYYAQYAPELQESKYAKEIWSLYENGKLHPDVELTGHFEEELQDADVDAVLLEIEAAMIEEQQRQERMGEA; the protein is encoded by the coding sequence ATGAAAATTCCAAAGCAAATCCAACCCCTGATTGAGGATGGTTTGGTCGATGAAGTTATCCGTCCGCTGATGAGCGGTAAAGAGGCCACCGTCTATGTCGTGCGTTGTGGTCACGAAATTCGCTGCGCCAAGGCCTACAAAGAAGCTAACAAACGTAGCTTCAAAAAGGCTGTGCAATACCGAGAAGGCCGCAAGACGCGTAATAGCCGCCGCGGCCGAGCTATGGACAAAGGCTCTAAATTCGGCCGTAAACAGCAGGAGCAGGCGTGGCAGACCACCGAGGTGGATGCACTCTATCGCCTGGCCCGTGCCGGCGTACGAGTCCCCCAGCCCTATGGCTTCTTCGATGGCGTCCTGCTGATGGAGTTGATCACTGATACCGAGGGCCTGGTGGCGCCGCGCCTCAACGATATTTCCATGTCTGCGGAAGACGCACGGAAAGACCATGCGGTGCTCATGCAATACGTGATGCGCATGCTTTGCGCCGGACTGGTGCATGGTGACCTGTCAGAATTTAATGTGTTGGTGGATGAATACGGCCCGGTGATTATCGATCTGCCTCAAGTAGTAGACGCCGCAGCCAACAACCAAGCCGAGTGGATGCTGGAGCGGGACGTCAACAGTATAACCACCTACTACGCCCAGTACGCCCCAGAACTGCAAGAGAGCAAATACGCCAAAGAGATCTGGTCACTGTACGAAAATGGAAAATTGCATCCTGACGTTGAGCTGACCGGCCACTTTGAGGAAGAGCTACAGGATGCGGATGTGGATGCCGTGCTACTGGAGATCGAAGCAGCCATGATCGAAGAGCAACAGCGTCAAGAACGCATGGGCGAAGCGTAA
- a CDS encoding alpha/beta hydrolase, with amino-acid sequence MKLSSLGLYIFVVCALVIGTPALTFAETPKIGIVIMHGKGGSPDKHVNGIANALERDGYLVANLEMPWSKRHEYNSSVSAAEEQVESALTKMRNQGATHLFVSGHSQGGGFALYFGGRHAVDGVIGLAPGGNVGSKMFRKKLGKSVARARKLIEAGKGDETTRLMDHEGSKGTFPIIITPNNYLSWFDPDGAMNIVRSAKQLGDDVPVLWAVAKRDYPGLRKFGPIVFGFLSGHPDTTYYEPSSDHLGAPSASIDEVKRWITEVVTNKG; translated from the coding sequence ATGAAACTGTCATCACTAGGTCTTTATATTTTTGTGGTATGTGCTTTGGTCATTGGGACTCCCGCACTCACTTTTGCAGAGACGCCAAAGATCGGCATTGTCATCATGCATGGCAAGGGTGGCTCACCCGATAAGCATGTAAATGGTATTGCCAATGCACTGGAGAGAGATGGATATCTGGTTGCTAATCTGGAAATGCCATGGTCGAAGCGACATGAATACAATTCCTCCGTTAGCGCAGCAGAGGAGCAGGTAGAGTCAGCACTCACGAAAATGCGCAATCAAGGCGCAACCCACCTTTTTGTCTCGGGACACAGTCAGGGTGGGGGCTTCGCACTCTATTTTGGCGGTCGCCACGCGGTAGATGGGGTTATCGGGCTGGCCCCGGGCGGAAATGTCGGGAGCAAGATGTTCCGTAAGAAGCTGGGTAAGTCGGTTGCACGTGCACGGAAACTCATTGAGGCGGGTAAAGGCGATGAAACAACCCGATTGATGGACCATGAGGGGTCAAAGGGTACTTTCCCCATCATCATCACACCAAACAACTATCTCTCATGGTTTGACCCTGATGGAGCAATGAATATAGTCAGGTCTGCGAAGCAGTTGGGAGATGATGTTCCTGTGCTGTGGGCGGTTGCCAAACGGGATTACCCAGGGCTTAGGAAATTTGGCCCAATAGTTTTTGGATTCCTGTCCGGACACCCCGATACCACATATTACGAACCGAGTTCTGACCATCTGGGTGCTCCATCCGCCTCCATAGATGAGGTCAAAAGGTGGATCACTGAAGTAGTTACCAACAAGGGATAA
- a CDS encoding DNA-deoxyinosine glycosylase, protein MDRKIKSFPPIVDSSACTLVLGTMPGVESLRANQYYANSRNSFWKIMARLYGFTESSTYQEKKESLNTNRIAVWDVMHTCVRSGSLDSNIRQETIKVNDFISFFRDYPKITKICFNGGKAETEFKRKVFPTLSANLKDIICIRLPSTSPAMAQKTFEEKYTEWSRALKST, encoded by the coding sequence ATGGATAGAAAAATAAAAAGTTTTCCACCGATTGTGGATTCGTCAGCTTGCACTCTTGTTTTAGGTACAATGCCAGGGGTGGAATCACTTCGTGCCAATCAGTACTATGCAAACTCTCGAAATTCATTCTGGAAAATAATGGCAAGGTTGTATGGATTTACGGAAAGCTCTACTTACCAAGAAAAGAAAGAATCATTAAATACAAATAGAATTGCAGTATGGGATGTCATGCATACATGCGTAAGATCCGGCAGTCTTGACTCAAATATCAGACAAGAAACAATAAAGGTAAACGACTTCATATCATTTTTTCGTGACTACCCAAAAATAACCAAAATTTGTTTTAATGGTGGGAAGGCAGAAACAGAATTCAAAAGAAAGGTGTTTCCAACATTATCTGCCAATCTTAAAGACATTATTTGTATACGATTACCTTCAACAAGCCCAGCAATGGCACAAAAGACATTTGAGGAAAAGTATACCGAATGGTCACGTGCACTAAAGTCAACATAA
- a CDS encoding NrdJb translates to MAIKIEKKIVGYKVAQDEEEKVTETVVPVAVEPKDNIVHMHEKVARPEMLFGSTYKIKTPLTEHALYVTVNDIILNHGTTHEVRRPFEVFINSKNMDHFQWIVALTRIISAVFRKGGDVTFLVEELRSVFDPSGGYFKKGGKYMPSLVAEIGDVIHCHLVTIGMLKEDSPDEHQQKLIEEKRAQYEKSISTQEKSQDTSFPEGSQLCAKCSTKAVILMDGCMTCLNCGDSKCG, encoded by the coding sequence ATGGCAATCAAGATCGAAAAGAAAATCGTCGGTTACAAAGTAGCCCAGGACGAAGAAGAGAAAGTCACCGAGACAGTAGTACCTGTGGCGGTAGAGCCGAAAGACAACATTGTCCACATGCATGAAAAGGTGGCGCGGCCGGAGATGCTCTTCGGTTCCACCTACAAGATCAAGACCCCGCTCACAGAGCACGCCCTCTATGTCACGGTAAACGACATCATCCTCAATCACGGCACTACACACGAGGTGCGTCGTCCATTCGAAGTGTTCATCAACTCCAAGAACATGGACCACTTCCAGTGGATCGTCGCCCTTACCCGAATCATCTCTGCCGTGTTCCGTAAAGGTGGCGATGTCACCTTCCTGGTGGAAGAGCTGCGTTCGGTATTCGACCCTTCCGGCGGCTACTTCAAAAAGGGCGGCAAATATATGCCTTCCCTGGTGGCCGAGATCGGTGATGTCATCCACTGCCATCTGGTGACCATCGGTATGCTGAAAGAGGATAGCCCTGACGAGCACCAGCAGAAACTGATCGAAGAGAAGCGTGCCCAGTATGAGAAATCCATCAGCACCCAGGAAAAGTCGCAAGACACCAGCTTTCCAGAAGGCTCCCAACTCTGTGCCAAGTGCAGCACCAAAGCAGTGATCCTCATGGACGGCTGCATGACCTGTCTTAACTGCGGCGATTCTAAGTGCGGTTAG
- a CDS encoding LAGLIDADG family homing endonuclease, with protein MKSAHLKAVPPSVAAIPLQPASMDIWSTKYRLKAKDGTPVDEDIDGTYQRVAKALAEIEVTPELQEKWQERFLWALRHGAIPAGRITSNAGAQAHKPATSTINCTVSGTIHDSMNEILGKVHEAGLTLKAGCGIGYEFSTLRPKGAYVSGAGAYTSGPLSFMDIYDKMCFTVSSAGGRRGAQMATFDVGHPDVMDFVRAKREDGRLRQFNLSLLITEDFMEAVKHDGKWDLAFPVTEKEVEEDGVDMSDSEIIVWRDWPYKDGFITNETGKIACKIYKTIRAQRLWDVIMSSTYDYAEPGFILIDKVNQMNNNWFCENVRATNPCVTADTWVQTGVGPRQVKKLIGTPFTAHIDGSEYLSGAEGFFKTADKEVVRLQTTEGHSLRLTADHKVRRVTTFTRYRTETEWCEAGKLRTGDRVLLNDHRSNCTWEGEHNHGEGYLLGLLIGDGTLKSDKAVLSVWKPAAVANGCNSSLSGGTQAVMDEALAAARTLPHRSDFNGWMEVPGRNEFRLSTAALKELAEKMGMSPGHKGITDSVEQASSDFYRGVLRGLFDADGSVQGNQKKGVSIRLAQSNLPLLEAAQRMLLRLGIASTLYRERRPQGTKYLPNGKGGEQEYTIKAQHELVISGENLRQYHNLVGFGDSDKQDRLESLINNYQRSLNRERFTARVKSVEPAGFEAVYDVQVPGINTFDANGLHAHNCGEQPLPPYGACLLGSINLTKFICNAFTKEASFDWDQFREVVATFTRMLDNVVDINGLPLPEQREEIERKRRHGMGYLGLGSSMTMLGMKYGDPRSLEFTEQITKELALVGWRTGLELAKEKGPAPIMEEEFSVTGDMLAQRPEMAVDDWQIGDKIKGKLLHTKYSHYMQQLAQEDSKLAQELSEVGCRFTHHSSIAPTGTISLSLANNASNGIEPSFAHHYARNIIREGKKSKEKVDVFSFELLAYHEMINKKAMPYSENEDEQLPDYFIAADDVTPKQHVDVQAAAQKWIDSSISKTANVPTDYPYEEFKDIYLYAYEQGLKGCTTFRFNPEAFQGVLVKEKDLENTTYKFTLDDGSEIEVKGNEEIEYDGEMHTAANLFDALKEGYYGKL; from the coding sequence ATGAAAAGCGCTCATCTCAAAGCTGTCCCTCCCAGCGTCGCCGCTATTCCGCTACAACCCGCCTCGATGGATATCTGGAGCACCAAGTACCGGTTGAAGGCGAAGGATGGGACACCCGTTGATGAAGATATCGACGGCACCTATCAAAGGGTGGCGAAAGCACTGGCTGAGATTGAAGTAACACCGGAGTTACAGGAGAAGTGGCAGGAGCGTTTCCTCTGGGCACTGCGTCATGGCGCCATCCCCGCCGGACGTATCACCTCCAATGCGGGAGCACAGGCGCACAAACCGGCCACCTCCACTATCAACTGTACTGTCTCCGGCACTATCCACGACTCTATGAACGAGATCCTCGGCAAGGTTCACGAGGCAGGCCTCACCCTCAAGGCGGGCTGCGGTATCGGCTACGAGTTCTCCACCCTGCGTCCCAAAGGCGCCTATGTCAGTGGTGCCGGTGCCTACACCTCCGGTCCCCTGTCGTTTATGGATATCTACGACAAGATGTGTTTCACCGTCTCCTCCGCCGGTGGACGCCGCGGCGCACAGATGGCCACCTTTGATGTCGGCCACCCGGATGTGATGGACTTTGTCCGCGCCAAGCGTGAGGACGGCCGTCTGCGCCAGTTCAACCTCTCTCTGCTGATCACCGAAGACTTTATGGAAGCGGTCAAACATGACGGCAAATGGGATCTCGCCTTTCCCGTCACCGAAAAAGAGGTCGAGGAAGATGGAGTCGATATGAGCGACTCCGAAATAATCGTCTGGCGTGACTGGCCCTATAAAGATGGCTTTATCACCAATGAGACCGGCAAGATCGCCTGCAAGATCTACAAGACCATCCGCGCCCAACGGCTGTGGGATGTGATCATGTCCTCAACCTACGACTACGCAGAGCCGGGCTTTATCCTCATTGATAAAGTCAACCAGATGAATAACAACTGGTTCTGTGAAAATGTACGTGCGACCAATCCATGTGTCACTGCAGATACCTGGGTACAGACCGGTGTCGGCCCACGGCAGGTGAAAAAGCTGATCGGCACACCATTTACCGCCCACATCGACGGCAGCGAGTACCTCTCAGGAGCCGAGGGTTTCTTCAAAACCGCAGATAAAGAAGTGGTGCGCCTGCAGACCACCGAGGGGCACAGCCTGCGCCTTACCGCTGACCATAAAGTGCGGCGTGTCACCACCTTTACCCGCTATCGTACCGAGACCGAGTGGTGTGAAGCGGGAAAATTGAGAACGGGTGACCGGGTACTGCTCAACGACCACCGTTCAAACTGTACTTGGGAAGGTGAACACAACCATGGTGAAGGCTACCTCCTTGGGCTCCTGATCGGTGACGGTACACTCAAATCTGACAAAGCAGTCCTCTCCGTCTGGAAACCGGCTGCCGTGGCCAACGGCTGCAACAGCAGCCTCAGTGGCGGCACTCAGGCGGTGATGGATGAGGCCCTTGCCGCCGCCCGCACCCTACCCCATCGGTCCGATTTCAACGGCTGGATGGAGGTCCCGGGCAGAAACGAATTCCGCCTCTCCACCGCGGCACTTAAAGAGCTGGCTGAAAAGATGGGTATGTCTCCTGGCCACAAGGGAATTACGGACAGTGTGGAGCAGGCTTCAAGTGACTTCTACCGCGGCGTGCTGCGCGGCTTGTTCGATGCTGACGGTTCAGTCCAAGGCAACCAGAAGAAAGGGGTAAGCATACGCCTGGCACAATCCAATCTCCCACTACTTGAAGCAGCCCAGCGCATGCTGCTACGTCTTGGTATAGCTTCAACGCTCTACCGTGAGCGGCGCCCACAGGGAACGAAATATCTGCCAAACGGAAAAGGCGGCGAGCAAGAATACACCATCAAGGCGCAGCATGAGCTTGTAATCAGTGGCGAAAACCTGCGTCAATACCACAACCTGGTCGGCTTTGGTGACAGCGATAAACAGGATCGGCTGGAGAGTCTGATAAACAACTATCAGCGCAGCCTCAACCGTGAGCGTTTCACCGCACGAGTGAAATCTGTAGAGCCAGCGGGCTTCGAGGCGGTCTATGATGTTCAAGTTCCGGGAATCAACACATTTGATGCCAACGGACTACACGCCCATAACTGCGGTGAACAACCCCTCCCCCCCTACGGCGCCTGCCTGTTGGGTTCCATCAACCTGACCAAGTTCATCTGCAATGCATTCACAAAAGAGGCAAGCTTTGACTGGGATCAGTTTCGTGAAGTAGTCGCTACCTTCACCCGCATGCTCGACAACGTGGTCGACATCAACGGCCTGCCCCTACCTGAGCAGCGCGAAGAGATCGAGCGCAAGCGCCGCCACGGCATGGGCTACCTGGGTTTGGGTTCATCCATGACCATGCTCGGCATGAAGTACGGTGATCCCAGGTCACTGGAATTTACCGAGCAGATCACCAAAGAGCTGGCACTGGTCGGCTGGCGTACCGGCCTGGAACTGGCCAAAGAGAAGGGACCCGCCCCGATCATGGAGGAGGAGTTCAGCGTCACCGGTGATATGTTGGCGCAGCGCCCCGAAATGGCGGTGGATGACTGGCAGATCGGCGACAAGATCAAAGGCAAGCTGCTCCATACCAAATACAGCCACTACATGCAGCAGTTGGCCCAGGAAGATTCAAAACTGGCACAAGAGTTGAGCGAAGTGGGCTGCCGCTTTACCCACCACAGCTCTATCGCCCCCACCGGCACCATCTCCCTGTCACTGGCCAACAACGCCAGTAACGGCATCGAGCCGAGCTTTGCCCACCACTACGCCCGCAACATTATCCGTGAGGGCAAGAAGAGCAAGGAGAAGGTCGACGTATTCAGTTTTGAGCTACTCGCCTACCACGAGATGATCAACAAAAAAGCGATGCCCTACTCCGAAAATGAGGATGAGCAGCTGCCTGACTACTTTATCGCCGCAGACGACGTCACTCCGAAGCAGCATGTCGATGTACAGGCGGCGGCGCAGAAATGGATCGACTCATCCATCTCAAAGACCGCCAACGTACCTACCGACTACCCCTACGAAGAGTTCAAGGATATCTACCTCTACGCCTACGAGCAGGGGCTCAAGGGCTGCACCACCTTCCGCTTCAACCCCGAAGCGTTCCAGGGTGTACTGGTAAAAGAGAAGGACCTGGAAAACACCACCTATAAATTCACCCTTGATGACGGCAGTGAGATTGAAGTCAAAGGTAATGAAGAGATTGAATACGATGGCGAGATGCATACCGCCGCCAATCTCTTCGATGCACTGAAAGAGGGTTACTACGGAAAGCTCTAA
- a CDS encoding sulfur globule protein CV3, whose protein sequence is MKKTRNFLTAALIAGATLIIPLSAEAFWGGFPFGGWDPWDSWNGPGYGYGYPGYGYGYPGYGYGGYPGYGGYGYPTHGYGGYSGYGYPAYGYGYPAYAAPQPAAPAPKTD, encoded by the coding sequence ATGAAAAAGACCAGGAACTTTCTTACTGCCGCACTGATCGCAGGTGCCACACTGATTATCCCCCTATCAGCCGAGGCCTTCTGGGGGGGCTTCCCCTTTGGCGGCTGGGATCCGTGGGATAGTTGGAACGGGCCGGGTTACGGCTACGGCTATCCCGGTTATGGCTACGGCTATCCAGGGTATGGCTATGGGGGCTATCCCGGCTACGGAGGCTATGGGTATCCCACTCATGGTTATGGCGGTTACTCAGGCTACGGTTATCCCGCCTATGGATATGGCTACCCTGCCTATGCCGCTCCCCAACCGGCTGCACCCGCCCCAAAGACCGACTAA
- a CDS encoding HyaD/HybD family hydrogenase maturation endopeptidase, whose translation MEDETTLVLGVGNTLLTDEGVGVHVINHLASTHPDYPRVSFVDGGTLSFTLAQLLAENRRLIVVDAARTGDAPGSVVVFEDDEMDRYLTGNRQSVHEVGLVDLLDIARLSDHYPSHRALVGIEPESIDWGEQPSAVVVPAVTTAAEQVMALIRKWDGK comes from the coding sequence ATGGAAGATGAGACGACTTTGGTACTCGGTGTTGGTAATACCCTGTTGACTGATGAGGGGGTGGGGGTACATGTGATCAACCATCTGGCTTCCACACATCCTGACTATCCCAGGGTCAGTTTTGTCGACGGTGGCACCCTCAGCTTTACTCTGGCTCAACTACTGGCTGAGAATCGACGGCTTATTGTAGTGGACGCGGCAAGAACCGGAGATGCTCCCGGCAGTGTTGTGGTCTTTGAGGATGATGAGATGGACCGCTACCTTACCGGGAACCGGCAGAGTGTTCATGAGGTGGGTTTGGTGGATCTGCTCGATATTGCCCGTCTCTCAGACCACTATCCCAGCCATCGTGCGTTGGTTGGCATTGAGCCGGAGAGCATCGACTGGGGAGAGCAGCCTTCGGCAGTGGTGGTGCCGGCAGTTACAACAGCTGCCGAGCAGGTGATGGCGCTTATCCGCAAATGGGATGGAAAATAG
- a CDS encoding hydrogenase expression/formation protein has translation MNLLDDIPITVSSSATTAGAVGNALPILHEIHHALQRLLECDETTVIDLRAIPFGPGDEERLLSVLGKGEIVATLNALGETTVTETGYPGVWLLDHRNPDDERIALQIEITRIPDILCSRQEDVSDSLERLVEDLIE, from the coding sequence ATGAATTTACTGGACGATATTCCTATCACCGTTAGTTCCTCCGCCACTACTGCAGGGGCAGTGGGAAACGCGCTTCCAATTCTTCATGAAATACACCACGCACTGCAGCGACTGTTGGAGTGTGATGAAACAACGGTGATCGATCTGCGTGCAATCCCCTTTGGTCCCGGTGATGAGGAGCGGCTGCTCTCTGTGCTTGGAAAGGGCGAGATTGTGGCTACACTCAATGCATTGGGGGAGACCACCGTGACCGAAACCGGTTACCCGGGTGTGTGGTTGCTGGATCATAGAAATCCAGATGATGAACGTATCGCCCTCCAGATTGAAATCACCCGAATTCCCGATATCTTATGCTCCCGGCAGGAGGATGTCAGCGACAGCCTGGAGCGTTTGGTTGAGGACTTAATTGAGTAG
- a CDS encoding hydrogenase small subunit, producing the protein MTDTKTLGDSLRENGVSRRGFLKFCTATASLMALPPTMVPVIAAALEKATRPSVIWLSFQECTGCTESLTRSHAPTVESLIFDHISLDYHHTLQVAAGDAAEKAREEAMHANMGKYLLVVDGSIPLGNPGYSTIAGISNLDMLKEAAAGAAAIVAVGTCASFGGLPKADPNPTGAVSVSDIIKDKPIINVSGCPPIPVVITGVLAHYLTFGSLPELDEQSRPKVFYGQSIHDRCYRRPFYDKGLFAETFDDEGAKAGWCLYKLGCKGPMTYNACATVKWNQGTSWPVESGHGCLGCSEPNFWDAGGFYNALSIPTGDISRNVAYSAAAGLALGAAAASLNSKAKKRAAEEHGVVTVDDLEKSS; encoded by the coding sequence ATGACGGATACCAAAACATTGGGCGACAGCCTGAGGGAAAATGGGGTATCGAGACGCGGTTTTCTCAAGTTCTGTACAGCAACCGCTTCATTGATGGCCTTACCTCCGACCATGGTGCCGGTCATTGCCGCCGCCCTTGAAAAGGCAACGCGGCCTTCGGTTATCTGGCTCTCATTTCAGGAGTGTACCGGTTGCACCGAGTCACTTACCCGCAGCCATGCTCCCACGGTCGAGAGTCTGATCTTTGATCACATCTCCCTTGATTACCACCACACCCTCCAGGTCGCGGCGGGAGACGCCGCTGAAAAGGCCCGTGAGGAGGCCATGCACGCCAATATGGGTAAGTATCTGTTGGTAGTGGATGGCTCTATTCCACTGGGTAATCCCGGTTACTCAACCATTGCCGGTATCAGTAATCTGGATATGTTGAAAGAGGCGGCGGCCGGTGCAGCGGCGATTGTTGCTGTCGGTACCTGTGCTTCATTCGGTGGCCTGCCCAAGGCGGACCCCAACCCAACCGGAGCGGTGTCGGTCTCTGATATTATCAAAGATAAACCGATCATCAATGTCTCTGGTTGTCCGCCAATTCCAGTGGTAATCACCGGTGTTCTGGCGCACTACCTTACCTTTGGCTCCCTTCCCGAACTGGATGAACAGAGCAGGCCGAAGGTGTTTTACGGCCAGAGCATTCACGACCGCTGTTATCGCCGACCCTTCTACGATAAGGGGTTGTTTGCCGAAACCTTTGATGATGAAGGGGCTAAAGCCGGCTGGTGTCTCTATAAGCTGGGCTGTAAGGGGCCGATGACCTATAACGCCTGTGCCACGGTAAAATGGAACCAGGGAACCAGCTGGCCGGTAGAGTCCGGTCACGGCTGCCTGGGTTGTTCTGAGCCCAACTTCTGGGATGCCGGCGGTTTCTACAACGCTCTGTCGATTCCAACAGGTGATATTTCACGGAACGTTGCCTACAGTGCAGCTGCCGGTCTTGCCCTTGGTGCGGCGGCGGCAAGCCTCAATAGCAAGGCGAAGAAACGGGCGGCGGAAGAGCATGGAGTGGTTACGGTCGATGATCTGGAGAAATCATCATGA